One Natrinema halophilum genomic window carries:
- a CDS encoding DsbA family protein, with protein MKEETRLQRRTVLTATGTAALVGATGVATAQTASTVATAPIPDSPDAYAYPTMGVDDGETPTAIVYGNFKCPYTKGFVSGNFPAIIEEFVKTGRLKIQFYNLAYEPGTTSSYFISGSDPRCAAMGLGAWDEDPNSYWQFFAETFDDPPSGYVDYNELASRAQSAGVSNANEIADRVRSGKYHAEVEQVSAEAARDGVTYTPTLELAGDTTAPHHGTQAILTWIESRLNDEAVETTSTNTERTDDRSAAESGDTTDSDTQESGSNIDSDTPEPSGDTDSSTRETGSDTGSDTRESWGDTVSSDRDPNNTSNSMCESARSDENVIQTEMQNVNSSENGGAVWNDDGGSNDIWGVDEEC; from the coding sequence ATGAAGGAAGAGACACGCCTTCAGCGTCGAACTGTACTTACTGCAACGGGGACGGCAGCACTGGTCGGTGCAACGGGGGTAGCCACTGCCCAGACAGCATCGACAGTTGCAACTGCCCCTATTCCGGACTCGCCGGACGCATATGCGTATCCCACGATGGGCGTCGACGACGGCGAGACTCCGACAGCAATAGTATACGGGAATTTCAAATGTCCGTACACGAAAGGATTTGTTTCCGGAAATTTCCCCGCTATCATCGAGGAATTCGTCAAAACAGGTCGGCTCAAAATTCAATTTTACAATCTCGCATACGAGCCAGGCACCACGTCGTCGTACTTCATATCGGGGAGCGATCCGCGCTGTGCGGCCATGGGCCTCGGTGCGTGGGATGAAGACCCAAACAGCTACTGGCAATTCTTCGCCGAGACGTTCGATGACCCGCCCAGCGGGTACGTCGATTACAACGAGCTCGCGTCGCGTGCACAGTCCGCAGGCGTGTCCAACGCCAACGAAATCGCCGACCGAGTCCGTTCGGGCAAGTACCATGCCGAGGTCGAGCAAGTCAGTGCCGAAGCTGCAAGGGACGGTGTCACGTACACGCCAACGCTTGAACTCGCGGGAGACACCACCGCGCCCCACCACGGGACGCAAGCGATACTCACGTGGATCGAATCACGATTGAACGACGAGGCAGTCGAAACTACCAGTACGAATACGGAACGCACAGACGACCGTTCGGCTGCCGAATCTGGAGACACCACTGACTCCGATACGCAAGAATCGGGGAGTAACATCGACTCCGACACGCCAGAGCCCAGTGGCGATACTGACTCCAGCACCCGAGAGACCGGGAGCGACACTGGCTCTGACACGCGAGAGAGCTGGGGAGACACCGTCTCCAGCGACCGAGACCCCAATAACACGTCTAATTCGATGTGTGAATCGGCCAGGTCCGACGAAAACGTGATACAAACAGAGATGCAAAACGTCAATAGTTCTGAAAACGGGGGAGCTGTTTGGAACGACGACGGGGGAAGTAACGACATCTGGGGGGTTGACGAGGAGTGTTGA